One Salvia splendens isolate huo1 chromosome 12, SspV2, whole genome shotgun sequence genomic window carries:
- the LOC121758415 gene encoding transcription factor bHLH30-like produces MDFFDGFDGIQGSYMGFEGVVRNLGASPSSSSSSMLLLNSETGELTMNPRHKMGDANKALIALRNHSDAERRRRERINAHLATLRTLTPGTAKMDKAGLLGEVINRVKLLRETAAEATKGTVVPTDVDEVTVEEEEDPNDAASTSIRASLCCDFKHELLSDLREAVEALPHSPVMAEISTLGTRMLGVFVISGLKGQVQPLVASIRQAFRSVMDKFYASEEFSSRNSSSKRRRVSSLFASSSS; encoded by the exons ATGGATTTTTTCGACGGTTTTGATGGGATTCAAGGGAGCTACATGGGGTTCGAAGGCGTGGTGAGGAATCTTGGAGCTTCCCCgtcttcgtcttcttcttccATGTTGCTTCTGAATAGCGAGACGGGAGAGCTCACTATGAATCCGAGACATAAGATGGGAGACGCGAATAAGGCTTTGATTGCTCTGAGGAATCACAGCGATGCCGAGAGGCGGAGAAGGGAGAGAATCAACGCTCATTTGGCTACCCTTAGAACCCTAACTCCTGGGACTGCAAAG ATGGACAAAGCTGGCCTACTAGGTGAAGTCATCAACCGAGTGAAGCTACTAAGGGAGACTGCGGCCGAAGCCACCAAAGGCACGGTGGTGCCAACCGATGTCGATGAAGTGACCgtggaagaagaggaggatcCCAACGACGCCGCCTCAACTTCCATCCGAGCTTCCCTATGTTGCGATTTCAAGCACGAGCTTCTCTCCGATTTGAGAGAAGCCGTGGAGGCTCTCCCTCACAGCCCCGTGATGGCCGAGATTTCCACCTTAGGGACTAGAATGCTAGGCGTGTTCGTGATCTCGGGACTAAAAGGCCAGGTCCAGCCCCTTGTTGCTTCAATTCGTCAGGCTTTCCGTTCTGTGATGGATAAGTTCTATGCTTCAGAGGAGTTCTCATCGAGAAATAGCTCGAGCAAGAGGCGAAGAGTGTCGTCGCTCTTCGCCTCTTCTAGCTCGTAA
- the LOC121757832 gene encoding receptor-like protein EIX2, which yields MSKESMVSKKRIAIKFVLVVLSCVLVSGDAEVRCIESEREALLSFKNGTINRFGALSSWQSDECCEWLGVECSNTTGHVTTLKISGLEFGGKVGSSSLLELHYLNHLDLGGNDFGGTPIPEFIGSMKQLQHLGLRDSNFSGSIPSQLGNLTNLRSLDLSFNSLSSISPFIFSSVFESLERLDLSLNQITGSMPDPRAFPSLIELHLSGNNFTGSIPLSIGQLSNLQILELSFNYLEGLVSESHFMKLDKLQRLGLSFNPFLHIASDWIPPFQLKDLSLAGCNVGPYFPQWIRTQRNLSLLDLSSANIRDEAPRWLWSVSSSLVSLLLSDNQISGTIPNLSSTSIYHMDLSYNQFSGPIPLFPANAFEFRLSGNMFSGSISSICNTDQHHLLYLDISNNQLAGEVPDCWEKLPNLQILNLANNSLSGEIPPSFSSLQNLNTLQMHGNNLWGELPYNLSLCRQLLSIDVGGNKLTGEIPASIGQLHGMFFLNLRGNKLHGGIPPQICNLTNIQVLDLSINNLSSVIPDCFNNFTFLDSTKSMPFVIPSFGRPVHENGYSSFQWKGREIEYNRGNIVLLKLVDFSSNGLTGNIPKSFSTMTGLRSLNLSRNSLTGYIIPDIGKMELLDSLDLSHNQLSGQIPTSLAEIHTLGVLDLSNNNLSGKIPTGTQLQSFNASAYADNDGLCGDPLPKCPGDSLRPSTTNSKGNNDDVFSFMQEVGISMGFGFIFGFWGVIGTFIWKKSWRIAFFNLFDAAGDWFYVKIAVFVSKWRRS from the coding sequence ATGAGTAAAGAGAGTATGGTTTCTAAAAAACGAATAGCAATCAAATTTGTTCTTGTTGTTCTTTCTTGTGTGTTAGTTTCAGGAGACGCAGAAGTGAGATGCATCGAGAGTGAGAGAGAAGCTCTTCTTAGCTTCAAGAATGGAACCATTAATCGGTTTGGCGCTCTCTCGTCGTGGCAAAGCGACGAATGCTGTGAATGGCTCGGTGTCGAGTGCAGCAACACCACTGGCCATGTCACCACCCTCAAAATTTCTGGTTTAGAATTTGGAGGTAAGGTTGGCTCTTCTTCATTGCTTGAGTTGCATTATTTAAATCATCTTGATCTTGGTGGGAATGATTTTGGAGGCACTCCAATCCCGGAATTCATTGGTTCTATGAAGCAATTGCAACACTTGGGTCTTAGAGATTCTAACTTCTCCGGGAGCATTCCTTCTCAGTTAGGGAACCTCACCAACCTACGCTCACTCGATCTCTCGTTTAACTCTTTGAGTTCCATATctccttttatttttagttcTGTATTTGAATCACTCGAAAGGCTGGACTTGTCTCTTAACCAAATCACTGGTTCTATGCCAGACCCGAGAGCATTTCCTTCATTGATCGAACTACACCTTTCAGGCAATAACTTTACAGGCTCCATTCCTCTTAGTATTGGCCAACTCTCAAATCTTCAAATTCTAGAGCTTTCCTTTAACTATTTGGAAGGTTTAGTATCTGAATCCCACTTCATGAAGCTTGATAAGTTACAGAGACTAGGTTTATCCTTCAATCCGTTCTTGCATATTGCTTCCGACTGGATTCCGCCTTTTCAGTTGAAGGACCTATCTTTAGCAGGGTGCAATGTGGGCCCTTATTTTCCACAATGGATTCGAACTCAGAGGAATTTGTCACTCCTTGATCTTAGTAGTGCCAATATAAGAGATGAAGCCCCGAGGTGGTTGTGGAGTGTGTCTTCGTCGTTAGTTAGCTTACTTCTGTCCGACAATCAAATAAGTGGTACTATTCCGAATCTCTCATCCACCTCCATCTACCATATGGATCTTAGTTACAATCAATTCTCAGGTCCTATACCATTATTTCCCGCCAATGCTTTTGAGTTTCGATTGAGTGGAAATATGTTCTCAGGGTCAATTTCATCTATTTGCAACACTGACCAACATCATCTCTTATATCTCGACATTTCAAATAATCAGTTGGCGGGAGAGGTTCCCGACTGCTGGGAGAAATTACCGAACTTGCAAATCCTTAATCTGGCTAACAACAGTCTTTCTGGTGAAATTCCTCCCTCTTTTAGCagtttacaaaatttaaatacactCCAAATGCATGGTAATAATCTATGGGGTGAGTTGCCTTACAATTTGAGCCTTTGCCGACAATTGTTATCCATTGATGTTGGAGGGAACAAGTTAACAGGAGAGATCCCCGCTTCGATTGGCCAGCTGCATGGGATGTTTTTTCTAAACCTTCGTGGAAATAAATTGCATGGCGGTATCCCTCCCCAGATATGCAATCTTACCAATATTCAAGTTCTGGATTTATCGATAAACAATCTGTCTTCTGTAATACCCGATTGCTTCAACAATTTTACATTCTTGGATAGTACGAAAAGTATGCCTTTCGTTATACCTAGTTTTGGTCGACCCGTACATGAAAATGGATATTCATCGTTTCAATGGAAAGGTCGGGAAATTGAATATAATCGGGGTAATATAGTGCTTCTCAAACTCGTTGATTTTTCAAGCAATGGATTGACCGGGAACATCCCGAAATCGTTTTCTACTATGACGGGATTGAGATCCTTGAATCTATCTAGAAATAGTTTGACAGGCTATATAATTCCAGATATTGGTAAAATGGAGTTGCTAGACTCTCTTGATCTATCTCACAACCAACTCTCTGGCCAAATACCTACAAGTTTGGCAGAAATACACACTCTTGGTGTTCTTGATTTGTCCAACAACAATTTGTCTGGAAAAATTCCAACGGGTACTCAACTTCAGAGCTTCAATGCATCGGCTTATGCTGATAATGATGGACTATGTGGCGACCCTCTACCAAAGTGCCCCGGAGATAGCTTGAGGCCTTCCACCACTAATTCGAAGGGAAACAATGACGACGTCTTCTCATTTATGCAAGAAGTTGGCATATCAATGGGCTTTGGTTTTATCTTTGGATTTTGGGGAGTTATTGGTACATTCATATGGAAGAAATCATGGAGAATTGCATTCTTCAACTTGTTTGATGCTGCTGGAGATTGGTTCTACGTCAAGATTGCTGTGTTTGTATCCAAATGGAGACGAAGCTAA
- the LOC121759060 gene encoding dihydroneopterin aldolase 1-like encodes MTGDKLVLRGLQFHGFHGVKEEERKLGQKFLVDVDAWMDLQSAGVSDTLSDTISYTTIYRIVKEVLEGSPHNLLESVTESIASKILSHHPRISAVRIVLGKPHVAVVGPVDYLGVEIIRRRNSAVKN; translated from the exons ATGACGGGAGACAAGCTCGTTTTGAGGGGTCTTCAGTTCCACGGGTTCCACGGGGTgaaggaagaagagaggaagttGGGTCAAAAGTTTCTGGTCGACGTAGATGCCTGGATGGATCTTCAATCAGCTGGTGTTTCCGACACCCTCTCGGATACCATCAGCTATACTACTATATATCG CATAGTTAAAGAAGTATTGGAAGGATCCCCTCACAATCTTCTCGAATCAGTAACTGAATCGATTGCGTCCAAGATCTTGAGCCATCATCCCCGGATTTCTGCTGTGCGTATCGTGCTGGGAAAGCCGCACGTGGCTGTGGTCGGCCCGGTTGACTATTTGGGCGTCGAGATTATCAGACGCCGAAACAGCGCTGTGAAGAACTAG
- the LOC121759059 gene encoding uncharacterized protein LOC121759059, with amino-acid sequence MDFKGVAWAGDIYEKFEAMCLEVEEIMYEDTVKYVENQAQKVGVSVKKLYEEVMQDLLLPSRLGPVPPPETDINEKPNPTISEINNKQAVVEENNCNLTPQDSTPNVRDDDAKGLSPTPHRVLVETAQSEECCGENRRAAPTRRPISIKRISHAPEAPHPMSSLCETRSNYFVVNVDLNVTASSELFARHDSTKAVATSRPISDASPKPCSSNQILSAESVKQDDGATPAPNDMFREDGSLSRTNSNIRETCHFGSAGEEATASYEDNFDIEVIDPTEKSRLEESCVLVEGNDDELHFVSRGSKKHKSYKKKIYNVLSSKLRSTKKRDLCISGHEDLSDKSEAGVKSSALVMDCNESKPAAESSSDFGWELL; translated from the exons ATGGATTTCAAAGGTGTAGCTTGGGCAGGAGACATATATGAGAAGTTCGAGGCGATGTGTTTGGAGGTCGAAGAGATCATGTACGAG GATACTGTCAAGTACGTTGAAAACCAGGCGCAGAAAGTCGGTGTGAGTGTAAAGAAGTTGTACGAAGAAGTAATGCAAGATTTGCTTCTTCCGTCTCGTCTAGGCCCTGTGCCACCACCGGAAACTGATATCAACGAGAAGCCTAATCCGACCATATCAGAGATCAACAACAAACAGGCTGTAGTCGAAGAAAATAATTGCAATTTAACACCTCAAGACTCGACCCCAAATGTTCGTGACGATGATGCAAAGGGTCTCTCTCCCACGCCACATAGAGTTTTGGTCGAAACCGCGCAATCAGAAGAATGTTGTGGAGAGAATAGGAGAGCTGCTCCGACCAGACGCCCTATCAGCATAAAAAGGATTTCTCACGCTCCAGAAGCACCTCATCCCATGTCATCTTTGTGTGAAACACGAAGCAATTACTTTGTGGTCAATGTTGACTTGAATGTAACAGCATCATCGGAGTTGTTTGCTCGACATGATTCTACCAAAGCAGTGGCCACAAGTCGGCCTATTTCTGATGCTTCACCCAAGCCCTGCAGCTCTAACCAAATCCTTTCAGCCGAATCTGTAAAGCAAGACGATGGTGCTACCCCTGCGCCTAATG ATATGTTCAGGGAAGATGGCTCACTTTCTCGTACCAATTCAAACATTAGAGAAACATGCCATTTTGGATCAGCGGGTGAGGAAGCCACTGCGTCTTATGAAG ATAATTTCGATATTGAGGTAATTGATCCTACTGAAAAGTCGAGGTTGGAGGAAAGCTGCGTCTTGGTGGAAGGGAACGATGATGAACTCCATTTCGTCTCTCGAGGGTCGAAGAAACACAAGTCGTACAAG AAAAAGATCTACAACGTGCTTTCATCGAAGTTGAGGTCGACAAAGAAGCGAGACCTATGCATTTCCGGGCATGAAGATTTGAGCGACAAGAGCGAAGCAGGGGTGAAGAGCTCAGCTCTTGTAATGGACTGCAACGAAAGTAAACCGGCTGCTGAAAGTTCTAGTGACTTTGGTTGGGAGCTTCTTTAG
- the LOC121759638 gene encoding NECAP-like protein CG9132 — MEKDKITEEEAEAVELVLFQVPECYVYMIPPRKSAASYRADEWNVNKWTWEGTLKVISKREECIIRLEDKTTGELYARAFLRDGELHPVEAVIDSSRYFVLRVEENIDGRLRHAFIGIGFRERSEAYDFQAALHDHMKYLNKKKTAEEMEHQYQHSSSVDYSLKDGETLVLQLKKKEGGTGSTRSKFFEQKLSNLSLDDKSKNKEGSVSIKLPPPPPAPLSPVDAPDRPPLGISPRVSPGKSFENEESTGVEKCEEGEAEATEKKEQHDAPDDDFGDFQAAR; from the exons ATGGAGAAAGACAAGATAACAGAAGAAGAAGCAGAGGCAGTTGAGCTGGTTCTGTTTCAAGTCCCGGAATGCTATGTTTACATG ATACCTCCACGGAAATCTGCAGCTTCTTACAG GGCTGATGAATGGAATGTCAACAAATGGACGTGGGAAGGTACTTTGAAAGTTattagtaaaagagaagaatGCATTATCCGTTTGGAGGATAAGACAACAG GTGAGCTGTATGCTCGGGCATTTTTGAGAGATGGCGAGCTGCATCCTGTGGAGGCTGTAATTGATAGCAGCAG ATATTTCGTTCTTCGGGTTGAAGAGAATATTG ATGGGCGCCTTCGCCATGCTTTCATTGGTATAGGATTTCGAGAAAGATCCGAAGCATACGACTTCCAAGCTGCTCTTCACGACCATATGAA GTATCTGAATAAGAAGAAAACTGCAGAAGAGATGGAGCATCAGTACCAGCATTCTTCTTCAGTCGATTATAGTTTAAAAGACGGGGAGACCCTAGTGCTTCAGCTCAAGAAA AAAGAAGGCGGCACAGGCAGCACAAGATCCAAGTTTTTCGAGCAGAAATTGAGCAATCTTTCTCTGGATGACAAGTCTAAAAACAAAGAAGGCTCAGTAAGCATCAAACTGCCCCCTCCTCCTCCTGCACCCCTCTCACCCGTTGATGCTCCCGATAGGCCTCCATTAGGGATTTCCCCTAGAGTTAGCCCAGGCAAATCTTTTGAAAACGAGGAGTCAACTGGAGTGGAAAAATGTGAAGAAGGAGAAGCAGAAGCCACCGAGAAGAAAGAACAACACGATGCACCGGATgatgattttggggattttCAAGCAGCCAGGTAA
- the LOC121758090 gene encoding probable glutathione S-transferase parA translates to MYSFLNMEQDKVILLDFYPSMFGMRARVAFAVKGIDYEHREEDLQNKSQLLLESNPVYKQIPVLIHNGKPVCGSFIIVEYIDEVWKDKSPTLLPCDPYQRAQARFLADYIDKKVMETGNWIWCGEGEEKEAGKKGFAEILKHMESDLGDKPFFGGNGFGFLDVVLITYSPWFQTYETCGNFSIQQDYPKLNLWVKRCLEIESVSKSLANPDNVYNYYLTLKKKRGV, encoded by the exons ATGTACTCTTTCCTGAACATGGAACAAGACAAGGTGATTCTGCTGGATTTCTATCCGAGCATGTTCGGAATGAGGGCGAGAGTTGCGTTCGCAGTGAAGGGCATCGATTACGAGCACAGAGAGGAGGACTTGCAAAACAAAAGCCAGCTTCTTCTCGAGTCCAACCCCGTTTACAAGCAGATCCCCGTTTTGATCCACAACGGCAAACCTGTTTGTGGATCGTTTATTATTGTAGAATACATCGATGAGGTGTGGAAGGACAAATCCCCGACACTGCTGCCTTGTGATCCTTACCAACGAGCTCAagcgaggttcttggctgattatATAGACAAAAAG GTAATGGAAACCGGAAATTGGATATGGTGTGGGGAGGGAGAAGAGAAAGAGGCCGGTAAGAAGGGGTTCGCGGAGATCCTGAAACATATGGAGTCGGATCTCGGCGATAAGCCCTTCTTCGGCGGCAACGGCTTCGGGTTTTTGGATGTGGTTTTGATCACATATTCTCCATGGTTTCAGACCTACGAAACATGCGGCAACTTCAGCATCCAACAAGACTATCCCAAACTGAATTTATGGGTAAAGAGGTGTTTGGAGATAGAAAGTGTGTCTAAATCGTTGGCAAATCCCGACAACGTTTACAACTACTATTTGACTCTTAAGAAAAAGCGCGGCGTTTAA
- the LOC121758084 gene encoding receptor-like protein EIX1 yields MNGVYKKYNSLPYITKESNMISDKRTTIKFVVLLLLLLLLLFVFVSGDAEVRCIESEREALLSFKNGLIDEHGILSSWRSDECCKWHGVECSNTTGHVITLQLNSHYSAKLRGKIGSSLLELDHLNHLDLSRNDFGDIPIPEFIGSMKQLRHLSLENCYFSGIIPPQLGNLTNLRSLDLSWNDFGGIPIPQFIGSMKQLQHLSLQFSMFSGSIPPQLGNLTNLRLLDLSQNDFGGILNLIPEFIGSMKQLQHLYLWDCNFSGSIPPQLGNLTNLRLLDLSLNSLCGGVSLSQLALVFESLKILDLSSNHLNGSMPDLRAFPSLTKLDLSNNNFTGSIPITIGHLSKLQDLDLSQNSLEGSVPLSIGQLSKLQSLYLSHNSLEGLVSESYFSKLDKLKSLDLSFNSFILDIASNWTPPFQLDNLNLAWCKMGPYFPKWLQTQRNLTYLNLNGTNIRDEAPRWLWSTSPSLQYLFLSYNQISGTVPNLLSTSIRYMDLSYNRFRGPIPLFPVNASHIQLNGNKFSGSISSLCKTPHDYLEYFDLSNNQLAGEVPNCWDKMPSLRYLNLANNGFLGEIPPSFGNLKDLLALLLHGNGFSGVLPYNLRQCQELRIIDIGGNRLTGEIPSWIGKLYQMQFLNFRGNKLHGSIPPEVCNLTNIQVLDLSVNVLSSIIPDCFDNFTVLASESISDTYAHVITLGTRFGGYETWEYEYSSFQWKGKESEYRKNLGLLKLIDVSSNTLIGNIPKSFSSMSNLNSLNLSRNSLTGHIIPDIGKMKTLDSLDLSRNQLSGKIPTSLAEIHTLGVLDLSNNKLSGKIPTSTQLQSFDASAYAGNDGLCGDPLQKCTEDSLRSSSTNPVENMNEKDGSNFSFMQEVGISMGFGFMFGFWGVIGSFILKKSWRIAFFNLFDAAGDWFYVRIAVFVSKWRRS; encoded by the coding sequence tcaGGAGATGCAGAAGTGAGATGcattgagagtgagagagaagCTCTTCTAAGCTTCAAGAATGGCCTCATCGATGAGCATGGTATTCTTTCATCGTGGCGAAGCGACGAATGCTGCAAATGGCATGGTGTTGAGTGCAGCAACACCACTGGCCATGTCATCACCCTCCAACTTAATTCACATTATTCTGCAAAGTTGAGAGGTAAGATTGGCTCTTCATTGCTTGAGTTGGATCATTTAAATCATCTTGACCTCAGTCGTAATGATTTTGGAGACATTCCGATCCCAGAATTCATTGGTTCCATGAAACAATTGCGACACTTGTCTCTTGAGAATTGTTATTTCAGTGGGATTATTCCTCCTCAGTTAGGGAACCTTACCAACCTACGCTCACTTGACCTTAGTTGGAATGACTTCGGAGGCATTCCAATCCCACAATTCATTGGTTCCATGAAACAATTACAACACTTGTCTCTTCAATTCTCTATGTTTTCTGGGAGCATTCCTCCTCAGCTAGGGAACCTTACCAACCTACGCTTACTTGACCTTAGTCAGAATGATTTTGGAGGCATTCTGAATCTGATCCCAGAGTTCATTGGTTCCATGAAACAATTACAACATCTATATCTTTGGGATTGTAACTTTTCTGGGAGTATTCCTCCTCAGTTGGGGAATCTTACCAACCTACGCTTACTTGATCTCTCACTCAACTCTTTGTGTGGTGGTGTATCTCTTTCTCAACTTGCTCTTGTATTTGAATCACTCAAAATATTGGACTTGTCCAGTAATCATCTCAATGGATCAATGCCAGACCTTAGAGCATTTCCTTCATTGACAAAATTGGACCTTTCGAACAATAACTTTACCGGTTCCATACCTATAACTATTGGCCATCTCTCCAAGCTTCAAGATCTAGATCTTTCACAAAATTCTTTGGAAGGTTCAGTTCCTCTAAGCATTGGCCAACTCTCAAAGCTTCAATCTCTATATCTTTCTCATAATTCTTTGGAAGGTTTAGTCTCTGAATCTTACTTCTCCAAGCTTGATAAGTTAAAGTCCCTAGATCTATCCTTCAACTCATTCATCTTGGATATTGCCTCTAATTGGACTCCTCCTTTTCAGTTGGATAATTTGAATTTAGCCTGGTGCAAAATGGGCCCATATTTTCCAAAATGGCTCCAAACTCAGAGGAATTTGACATACCTTAATCTCAATGGCACCAATATAAGAGATGAAGCCCCTAGATGGTTGTGGAGTACGTCTCCTTCGTTACAATACTTATTTCTCTCCTACAATCAAATAAGTGGTACAGTTCCGAATCTCTTATCCACCTCCATTAGGTATATGGATCTTAGCTACAATCGATTCCGTGGTCCTATACCATTATTTCCTGTCAATGCTTCACACATTCAGCTGAATGGAAATAAGTTCTCGGGTTCAATTTCATCTCTTTGCAAAACTCCCCATGATTATCTCGAATACTTTGACCTATCAAACAACCAGTTGGCAGGAGAGGTTCCCAACTGTTGGGACAAAATGCCAAGCTTGAGATACCTCAATTTGGCTAACAACGGTTTTTTGGGTGAAATTCCTCCCTCTTTCGGCAACTTAAAAGATTTACTTGCACTCCTGTTGCATGGTAATGGCTTTTCTGGTGTGTTGCCTTACAATTTGAGACAATGCCAAGAATTGAGAATCATTGATATTGGAGGAAACAGGTTAACAGGAGAGATCCCATCTTGGATTGGCAAGCTGTATCAGATGCAATTTCTAAATTTTCGTGGAAATAAATTGCATGGCAGTATTCCTCCCGAGGTATGCAATCTTACTAATATTCAAGTTCTAGATTTATCAGTAAACGTTCTATCTTCGATAATACCTGATTGCTTCGACAATTTCACTGTCCTGGCAAGTGAGAGTATAAGTGACACATATGCTCATGTAATTACTTTGGGTACACGGTTTGGAGGCTACGAAACATGGGAGTATGAATATTCATCATTTCAATGGAAAGGTAAGGAATCAGAATACAGGAAAAATCTGGGGCTTCTCAAACTCATTGATGTCTCAAGCAATACATTGATTGGGAACATTCCCAAATCATTTTCCAGTATGAGTAATTTAAATTCCTTGAATCTATCAAGAAATAGTTTGACGGGTCATATTATTCCGGACATTGGTAAAATGAAGACCCTAGATTCTCTTGATCTGTCTCGTAACCAACTCTCTGGCAAGATACCTACAAGTCTGGCAGAAATACACACTCTTGGTGTTCTTGATTTGTCCAACAACAAATTGTCCGGAAAAATTCCAACGAGTACTCAACTTCAGAGCTTCGATGCATCGGCTTATGCCGGGAATGATGGACTTTGCGGCGACCCTCTGCAGAAGTGCACTGAAGATAGTTTGAGGTCATCCTCCACTAATCCGGTGGAAAACATGAATGAGAAAGACGGCAGCAACTTCTCATTTATGCAAGAAGTTGGCATATCAATGGGCTTTGGTTTTATGTTTGGATTTTGGGGAGTTATTGGCTCATTCATACTGAAGAAATCATGGAGAATTGCATTCTTCAACTTATTCGATGCTGCCGGAGATTGGTTCTACGTCAGGATTGCTGTGTTTGTATCCAAATGGAGACGAAGCTGA
- the LOC121759139 gene encoding ketol-acid reductoisomerase, chloroplastic codes for MDILYECYEDVASGSEIRSVVLAGSRFYEKEGLPAFPMGKIDQTRMWKVGERVRAQRPAGDLGPLYPFTAGVFVALMMAQIEILRKKGHSYSEIINESVIESVDSLNPFMHARGVSFMVDNCSTTARLGSRKWAPRFDYILTQQALVAVDNSSPINQDLMSNFLSDPVHGAIEVCAQLRPTVDISVPADADFVRPELRQSGN; via the exons ATGGACATCCTGTATGAATGCTATGAAGATGTGGCCAGTGGCAGTGAGATCAGGAGTGTTGTCTTGGCTGGCAGTCGATTTTAT GAAAAGGAAGGCCTCCCTGCCTTCCCTATGGGTAAAATTGACCAGACCCGGATGTGGAAAGTCGGCGAGCGTGTGAGAGCTCAGCGTCCAGCTGGTGATTTGGGACCTCTTTATCCTTTCACGGCAGGAGTTTTTGTGGCACTCATGATGGCCCAG ATAGAGATCTTGAGGAAGAAGGGGCACTCCTACTCCGAGATCATAAATGAGAGTGTGATCGAGTCCGTGGACTCGTTGAATCCTTTCATGCATGCTCGCGGTGTATCTTTCATGGTGGACAACTGCTCGACAACAGCGCGGTTGGGATCAAGGAAATGGGCCCCAAGATTCGATTACATCCTCACACAGCAGGCGCTGGTTGCAGTCGACAACAGCTCCCCCATCAACCAGGACCTCATGAGCAACTTCCTGTCAGACCCTGTGCACGGTGCCATCGAAGTATGCGCCCAGCTGAGGCCCACCGTCGACATCTCCGTGCCCGCAGATGCAGATTTCGTCCGCCCGGagctgcggcaatccggcaacTGA